The Brevibacillus choshinensis genome includes the window GCTTCGCAGCCAAATGCACGGGCAATATCATTTTGCGCTATACTATCTTCCCGATCTTATCCATGTTTTTCCTGACCAATCCAATGGCTTATACTTTCGGTAAATTCTTGCCTGAGCACCAAAAACCTGCCTTCTACGATTCGGCAGTATCATTTTGTCATCCGATTACCGGGTTATTCCCACACGCGAATGCTTCTGAACTCTTCGTGTACATGGGTATTGCCACCGGAATCACACAGCTTGGTCTGTCTCTCGGTCCACTCGCTATTCGTTACTTCTTGGTCGCGATCGTCGTCATCTTGATTCGCGGCATCGTTACGGAAT containing:
- the srlA gene encoding PTS glucitol/sorbitol transporter subunit IIC, which translates into the protein MDFFVHLAEGFIGMFQEGGKTFVGLVTGIIPTLICLITAVNAFIKFVGEERIERFAAKCTGNIILRYTIFPILSMFFLTNPMAYTFGKFLPEHQKPAFYDSAVSFCHPITGLFPHANASELFVYMGIATGITQLGLSLGPLAIRYFLVAIVVILIRGIVTEYITKMMMKRREAQAAA